A region of Streptomyces sp. WMMC500 DNA encodes the following proteins:
- a CDS encoding IclR family transcriptional regulator produces the protein MGVADAGGGGQVKSAVRTVELLEYFAARPGMHSLGDVQQAVGYPKSSLYMLLRTLTELGWVETDATGTRYGIGVRALLVGTSYIDGDEVVAAARPTLDRLADDTTETIHLARLDGVNIVYLATRQSQHYLRPFTRVGRRLPAHATALGKALLATYPDEEIRKLLPESLAPLTEHTVTDRERLIEELHGVRERGYALDREESTLGLRCLGVAVPYRTPARDAISCSVPVARLTPAHEQGIREALLDARDRLTLATRHL, from the coding sequence ATGGGGGTCGCCGACGCCGGTGGGGGTGGTCAGGTCAAGTCTGCCGTCCGCACCGTGGAACTGCTCGAGTATTTCGCGGCAAGGCCCGGAATGCACAGCCTCGGTGACGTCCAGCAGGCCGTCGGCTACCCCAAGTCCAGCCTCTACATGCTCCTTCGCACGCTCACGGAGCTGGGCTGGGTGGAGACCGACGCGACCGGCACCCGGTACGGGATCGGGGTGCGGGCGCTGCTCGTCGGCACGTCGTACATCGACGGCGACGAGGTCGTCGCCGCCGCCCGGCCGACCCTCGACCGGCTCGCGGACGACACGACGGAGACCATCCACCTGGCGCGGCTGGACGGCGTGAACATCGTCTATCTCGCCACCCGCCAGTCCCAGCACTACCTGCGGCCGTTCACCCGCGTCGGCCGGCGGCTCCCGGCGCACGCGACGGCGCTGGGCAAGGCGCTGCTCGCGACGTACCCCGACGAGGAGATCCGCAAGCTGCTGCCGGAGTCGCTGGCGCCGCTGACCGAGCACACGGTCACGGACCGGGAGCGGCTGATCGAGGAGCTGCACGGGGTGCGCGAGCGCGGATACGCCCTGGACCGGGAGGAGTCGACGCTCGGGCTGCGCTGCCTGGGGGTCGCGGTCCCGTACCGGACGCCCGCGCGGGACGCGATCAGTTGCTCGGTGCCGGTGGCGCGGCTGACGCCGGCGCACGAGCAGGGGATCCGGGAGGCGCTGCTCGACGCCCGCGACCGCCTCACGCTGGCGACGCGCCACCTGTGA
- a CDS encoding DsbA family oxidoreductase: protein MRVEIWSDIVCPWCYVGKARFEKGLAAFSGRDDVEVVHRSFELASGAPRDGRKTVAVELQAKYGWDDATLKAMEDRVGAAAAAEGLGMRHDRFVTGTFDHHRLLHLARERGLQDRLLDALFTANFAEARPISEDDTIVDIATGAGLDADEVRKVLADETAYADAVRADEREAAELGAGGVPFFVIDRRFAVSGGQPAEVFTQALEQAAAAGGLQTVATAGGDGAVCADDSCDVP from the coding sequence ATGCGCGTAGAGATCTGGTCCGACATCGTCTGCCCCTGGTGCTACGTCGGCAAGGCCCGGTTCGAGAAGGGTCTCGCCGCCTTCTCCGGCCGGGACGACGTCGAAGTGGTGCACCGCTCGTTCGAGCTGGCCTCCGGGGCGCCGCGGGACGGCCGGAAGACCGTCGCCGTGGAGCTCCAGGCCAAGTACGGCTGGGACGACGCCACGCTCAAGGCGATGGAGGACCGGGTCGGCGCCGCCGCCGCGGCCGAGGGCCTCGGCATGCGCCACGACCGGTTCGTCACCGGCACCTTCGACCACCACCGCCTGCTGCACCTCGCCAGGGAGCGCGGGCTCCAGGACCGGCTCCTGGACGCGCTGTTCACGGCGAACTTCGCCGAGGCCCGCCCGATCAGCGAGGACGACACCATCGTCGACATCGCCACCGGCGCCGGCCTCGACGCCGACGAGGTGCGCAAGGTGCTCGCGGACGAGACCGCCTACGCCGACGCCGTCCGCGCCGACGAGCGGGAGGCCGCCGAGCTGGGCGCGGGCGGGGTGCCGTTCTTCGTCATCGACCGCCGCTTCGCCGTCTCCGGCGGGCAGCCGGCGGAGGTCTTCACGCAGGCCCTGGAGCAGGCCGCCGCCGCGGGCGGGCTGCAGACCGTCGCGACCGCGGGCGGCGACGGTGCCGTCTGCGCGGACGACTCCTGCGACGTGCCGTAG
- a CDS encoding histidine phosphatase family protein: MLVTPAVDAALPHAVFGADEPLDAAGRRAAERAGAHAAAWLRTHAPAYAAPSVRCRQTADALGLAAEPEAELADWDLGRWRGRVLEELAATEGEAVRAWLTDPAAAPHGGESLLQLRGRVGVWLDALTGPAVPPDPADRTGMTDPAGPAVPTGPAWPPAPSAANGTPARHVVAVAEPAAVRAAVVHALDLPSAAFWRLDVPALTGTELTGRAGRWSLRCGVPLTWDSDAERAAGS; encoded by the coding sequence ATGCTCGTGACGCCGGCGGTCGACGCCGCGCTGCCGCACGCGGTGTTCGGCGCGGACGAGCCGCTGGACGCGGCGGGCCGACGTGCGGCGGAGCGCGCGGGAGCACACGCGGCGGCTTGGCTGCGTACCCACGCGCCGGCGTACGCCGCGCCGTCGGTCCGCTGCCGGCAGACGGCCGACGCGCTGGGGCTCGCGGCCGAGCCCGAAGCGGAACTGGCCGACTGGGACCTCGGCCGCTGGCGCGGGCGGGTGCTGGAGGAACTGGCGGCGACGGAGGGCGAGGCGGTACGGGCCTGGCTGACCGATCCGGCGGCGGCGCCGCACGGCGGGGAGTCGCTGCTGCAGTTGCGGGGGCGGGTGGGCGTCTGGCTGGACGCCCTGACCGGCCCGGCTGTCCCGCCCGACCCGGCCGACCGGACCGGCATGACGGACCCGGCCGGCCCGGCTGTCCCCACCGGCCCTGCCTGGCCACCCGCCCCCAGCGCCGCGAACGGCACCCCCGCCCGCCACGTCGTCGCCGTCGCCGAGCCCGCGGCCGTACGGGCCGCGGTGGTGCACGCCCTCGACCTGCCCTCCGCGGCCTTCTGGCGGCTGGACGTGCCCGCCCTGACCGGCACCGAGCTGACCGGCCGTGCCGGCCGCTGGAGCCTGCGCTGCGGAGTGCCGCTGACCTGGGACTCCGACGCCGAACGCGCCGCCGGCTCCTGA
- a CDS encoding alpha/beta hydrolase family protein, with the protein MPAPALAGVVDGCLPAFHRRLRDELTFPLAWGSSPVRDFAAWRRAARATVEAHLLVPADDPGEIPYDPEFADRAPAVPGGRAYSRETVTFTLSRYARVRGVLLTPSGDGPFPAVLLLHDHGATFGIGKEKVVAPWYDERAKLPAARRWVRRCYGGRFVGDELAARGHVVLAVDALGWGDRGPLAYAGQQALASAVFHLGSSLAGLTAREDVRAAGFLASLARVDARRIAALGFSLGGFRAWQLAALSDDVAAAASVCWMTGVRDLTAPGGDALRGQSAYHLLHPGLARHLDFPDVAGIAAPRPMLFFHGGLDPHFTPAGVRAAYGRLRAVWRAAGAGERLLTRVWPGHGHTFAVPLQDEVFRWLGAVLYGSAAEA; encoded by the coding sequence GTGCCCGCCCCGGCCCTCGCCGGCGTCGTCGACGGGTGCCTGCCCGCGTTCCACCGGCGGCTCCGGGACGAGCTCACCTTCCCGCTCGCCTGGGGCAGTTCCCCTGTCCGCGACTTCGCGGCCTGGCGGCGCGCCGCCCGCGCCACGGTCGAGGCCCACCTCCTCGTCCCGGCGGACGACCCCGGCGAGATCCCGTACGACCCCGAGTTCGCCGACCGCGCCCCGGCGGTCCCCGGCGGTCGCGCCTACAGCCGCGAGACCGTCACCTTCACCCTCAGCCGCTACGCACGCGTGCGCGGAGTGCTGCTGACGCCGTCCGGCGACGGCCCGTTCCCGGCGGTGCTCCTCCTGCACGACCACGGCGCGACGTTCGGCATCGGGAAGGAGAAGGTGGTGGCGCCCTGGTACGACGAGCGGGCGAAACTGCCCGCGGCGCGCCGGTGGGTGCGGCGGTGCTACGGGGGCCGGTTCGTCGGCGACGAACTCGCCGCCCGCGGCCACGTCGTGCTCGCCGTCGACGCGCTCGGCTGGGGCGACCGCGGCCCGCTCGCGTACGCCGGGCAACAGGCGCTGGCCAGTGCCGTCTTCCACCTCGGCAGCTCCCTCGCGGGCCTCACCGCCCGCGAGGACGTGCGCGCGGCCGGCTTTCTCGCGAGCCTGGCCCGCGTCGACGCACGGCGCATCGCCGCCCTCGGCTTCTCCCTCGGCGGCTTCCGCGCCTGGCAACTGGCCGCGCTCAGCGACGACGTCGCGGCGGCGGCCAGCGTGTGCTGGATGACCGGCGTGCGTGACCTCACAGCCCCGGGCGGCGACGCGCTGCGCGGCCAGTCCGCGTACCACCTGCTGCACCCGGGCCTGGCCCGGCACCTCGACTTCCCCGACGTCGCGGGCATCGCCGCCCCGCGCCCGATGCTGTTCTTCCACGGCGGTCTCGACCCGCACTTCACGCCCGCCGGCGTGCGCGCGGCGTACGGGAGGCTGCGCGCCGTCTGGCGCGCGGCAGGCGCCGGGGAGCGGCTCCTTACGCGCGTATGGCCCGGGCACGGCCATACCTTCGCGGTGCCGCTGCAGGACGAGGTCTTCCGGTGGCTCGGCGCCGTGCTGTACGGGTCCGCCGCCGAGGCGTAA
- the thpD gene encoding ectoine hydroxylase, which produces MASPTVTDLYPTRGAEEVSTPRQDPVVWSEPGADGPIPPWEMEGYERNGYLTVDQLITPEEVETYRAELDRLVADPRIRADERSIIEPSTQTVRSIFEIHKLSDVFDKLVRDERVLHRARQILGSEVYVHQSRINVKPGFGANGFYWHSDFETWHAEDGLPNMRTVSVSIALTENYETNGGLMIMPGSHKTFLGCAGATPKDNYKKSLQMQDAGTPSDAALTEMADAHGIKLFTGAAGSATWFDCNCMHGSGDNITPYPRSNVFLVFNSVENAAVEPFAAPVRRPDFIGARDFTPVR; this is translated from the coding sequence ATGGCCAGCCCGACTGTCACCGACCTCTACCCGACGCGCGGCGCCGAAGAAGTGAGCACGCCGCGTCAGGACCCGGTGGTCTGGTCGGAACCGGGTGCCGACGGGCCCATCCCGCCCTGGGAGATGGAGGGCTACGAGCGCAACGGCTACCTGACGGTCGACCAGCTCATCACTCCGGAGGAGGTGGAGACGTACAGGGCGGAGCTGGACCGGCTCGTCGCGGACCCCCGGATCCGCGCCGACGAGCGCTCGATCATCGAGCCCAGCACGCAGACCGTGCGCTCCATCTTCGAGATCCACAAGCTCAGCGACGTCTTCGACAAGCTGGTGCGGGACGAGCGCGTCCTCCACCGGGCGCGGCAGATCCTCGGCTCCGAGGTGTACGTCCACCAGAGCCGGATCAACGTCAAGCCCGGGTTCGGTGCCAACGGCTTCTACTGGCACTCGGACTTCGAGACCTGGCACGCCGAGGACGGCCTGCCGAACATGCGGACCGTGTCGGTCTCGATCGCGCTGACGGAGAACTACGAGACCAACGGCGGCCTCATGATCATGCCGGGGTCGCACAAGACGTTCCTCGGCTGCGCGGGCGCCACGCCGAAGGACAACTACAAGAAGTCGCTGCAGATGCAGGACGCCGGCACGCCGTCGGACGCGGCGCTGACGGAGATGGCGGACGCGCACGGCATCAAGCTGTTCACCGGCGCGGCCGGGTCGGCGACCTGGTTCGACTGCAACTGCATGCACGGCTCGGGCGACAACATCACCCCGTACCCGCGCAGCAACGTTTTTCTTGTGTTCAACAGCGTGGAGAACGCCGCGGTGGAGCCGTTCGCGGCGCCCGTGCGGCGGCCGGACTTCATCGGCGCGCGGGACTTCACGCCGGTGCGGTGA
- a CDS encoding ectoine synthase — translation MIVRSFKELEGTDRHIKSASGTWESKRIVLAKERVGFSLHETVLYAGTETSMWYANHIEAVVCVEGEAELTNDETGEKHVITPGTMYLLDGHEKHTMRIKQDFRCICVFNPPVTGREDHDDNGVYPLLTEED, via the coding sequence GTGATCGTCCGATCCTTCAAGGAGCTTGAGGGCACCGACCGGCACATCAAGTCCGCGTCGGGCACCTGGGAGAGCAAGCGCATCGTGCTCGCGAAGGAGCGCGTCGGCTTCTCCCTCCACGAGACCGTGCTCTACGCGGGCACCGAGACCTCCATGTGGTACGCCAACCACATAGAAGCAGTCGTCTGCGTCGAGGGCGAGGCCGAACTCACCAACGACGAGACCGGCGAGAAGCACGTCATCACGCCGGGGACGATGTACCTGCTGGACGGGCACGAGAAGCACACGATGCGGATCAAGCAGGACTTCCGCTGCATCTGCGTCTTCAACCCGCCGGTCACGGGCCGCGAAGACCACGACGACAACGGCGTGTACCCCCTGCTGACTGAGGAGGACTGA
- a CDS encoding prevent-host-death family protein has protein sequence MESVELSDFVPDFAPAVGRVVETGQRVRVTDGGVQVRVLLAAGELAELEHFAQRTRYVRGRPRPTDERWRPLGPGEQGPYTRFVHGDGVRMTFLRGRAVVAELRSVAELEWIEEAASLGRQSFMPPSQAAAFEEFLARQPPVGDGIAWIAAGWREHEPFRVLDFVKGVAPEDVALTYGADPGDVAGGLLLHQVRERDRRAGTDDLTRVVTFGAAGEWTWLGYHDNDYAGLLDPPPTEQITLVATAAKAIYTFDYLRDGAYQNPFPVEDDTEPRRDLYELIWYAPGEMPFVPDAPLGFLNAHIRRAEETAHRTHPFELFFAGLERAFGLALPRADITAGRVRCARLTGRPARRVTGGASPA, from the coding sequence ATGGAGAGCGTCGAACTGAGCGACTTCGTCCCGGACTTCGCGCCGGCCGTCGGCCGGGTCGTGGAGACCGGTCAGCGGGTGCGGGTCACCGACGGCGGCGTGCAGGTGCGGGTGCTGCTCGCGGCGGGGGAGCTGGCCGAGCTGGAGCACTTCGCGCAGCGGACCCGATACGTCCGCGGGCGGCCCCGGCCCACGGACGAGCGGTGGCGCCCGCTCGGACCCGGGGAGCAGGGCCCGTACACCCGGTTCGTGCACGGCGACGGCGTGCGGATGACGTTCCTGCGGGGCCGCGCGGTGGTGGCGGAGCTGCGGTCGGTGGCGGAGCTGGAGTGGATCGAGGAGGCCGCGAGCCTCGGCCGCCAGAGCTTCATGCCGCCCTCGCAGGCCGCCGCGTTCGAGGAGTTCCTCGCCCGCCAGCCCCCGGTCGGCGACGGCATCGCGTGGATCGCGGCGGGCTGGCGCGAGCACGAGCCGTTCAGGGTGCTCGACTTCGTCAAGGGCGTCGCGCCCGAGGACGTCGCCCTCACCTACGGGGCCGACCCCGGGGACGTCGCCGGCGGGCTGCTCCTGCACCAGGTGCGCGAACGGGACCGGCGTGCGGGCACCGACGACCTGACGCGCGTGGTCACGTTCGGCGCGGCGGGCGAGTGGACGTGGCTCGGTTACCACGACAACGACTACGCCGGCCTACTCGACCCGCCGCCCACGGAGCAGATCACGCTCGTCGCGACCGCGGCGAAAGCGATCTACACGTTCGACTACCTGAGGGACGGGGCTTACCAGAACCCCTTCCCGGTCGAGGACGACACCGAGCCGCGGCGGGACCTCTACGAACTCATCTGGTACGCCCCGGGCGAGATGCCCTTCGTCCCGGACGCACCGCTCGGCTTCCTCAACGCGCACATCCGCCGCGCCGAGGAGACGGCCCACCGGACCCACCCCTTCGAGTTGTTCTTCGCCGGGCTGGAACGGGCCTTCGGCCTGGCGCTGCCCCGCGCGGACATCACCGCGGGCCGGGTGCGCTGCGCCCGGCTCACCGGCCGGCCCGCTCGGAGGGTCACAGGTGGCGCGTCGCCAGCGTGA
- a CDS encoding aldehyde dehydrogenase (NADP(+)): protein MSAPVWSVDPRTGNRREQVATEATAEEVDTTVRAAHAAAPALAERAQRARLLRAAADLFDQHVDKVVECADAETALGPGRLSGELTRTTYQLRAFADIAEAGDFLDVRIDHADAALTPPRPDLRRWKVPLGVVAVYSASNFPLAFSVPGGDTASALAAGCPVVVKAHPDHPGTSELAAALLHRAAEEAGLPQEVVSVVHGFDAGVELVRHPVVAAAGFTGSVRGGRALFDAAAARPRPIPFHGELGSLNPVVVSAAAAEERAEEIGAGLAGSMTLGVGQFCTKPGLVLVPAGEAGDRLVTSLTAAVSDTEPGVMLDPRMREAFVAGVRERAGLDGVQSPVTPGANGEHTVSGGFLTVDAERLAGGGEYDLLTEECFGPVTVIVRYGDVAQVSAVLARVPGNLTATAHLGAGEAGGSEAAGGADAADGGAAQLLAELTPLAGRILVDGWPTGVAVAPAQHHGGPYPATTSTSTSVGGTAIERWLRPVTYQNAPQALLPAELREDNPAGVPRTVDGVRES from the coding sequence TTGTCCGCACCAGTCTGGAGCGTCGATCCCCGTACCGGTAACCGCCGGGAGCAGGTCGCCACCGAGGCGACCGCCGAGGAGGTCGACACGACCGTACGCGCCGCGCACGCCGCCGCCCCGGCGCTCGCCGAACGCGCGCAGCGCGCCCGGTTGCTGCGGGCCGCGGCCGACCTCTTCGACCAGCACGTCGACAAGGTCGTCGAGTGCGCCGACGCCGAGACCGCCCTCGGGCCCGGTCGGCTCAGCGGCGAACTCACCCGCACGACCTACCAGTTGCGTGCCTTCGCCGACATCGCCGAGGCCGGCGACTTCCTCGACGTGCGCATCGACCACGCCGACGCCGCCCTCACCCCGCCGCGGCCCGACCTGCGCCGCTGGAAGGTGCCGCTCGGCGTCGTCGCCGTCTACTCCGCCTCGAACTTCCCGCTCGCCTTCTCCGTCCCCGGCGGCGACACCGCCAGCGCGCTCGCCGCCGGCTGCCCCGTCGTGGTCAAGGCCCACCCCGACCACCCCGGCACCTCCGAGCTGGCCGCGGCACTGCTGCACCGCGCGGCCGAGGAGGCGGGGCTGCCGCAGGAGGTCGTCTCCGTCGTCCACGGCTTCGACGCGGGCGTGGAGCTGGTGCGCCATCCCGTCGTGGCCGCCGCCGGGTTCACCGGCTCGGTCCGCGGCGGGCGGGCCCTGTTCGACGCCGCGGCGGCCCGGCCCCGGCCGATCCCGTTCCACGGCGAGCTGGGCAGCCTCAACCCCGTCGTCGTCAGCGCGGCGGCGGCGGAAGAGCGCGCCGAGGAGATCGGCGCCGGGCTCGCCGGGTCGATGACGCTGGGCGTCGGGCAGTTCTGCACCAAGCCGGGGCTCGTGCTGGTGCCGGCGGGCGAGGCCGGCGACCGGCTCGTCACGTCGCTCACGGCGGCGGTCAGCGACACGGAGCCGGGAGTGATGCTCGACCCGCGGATGCGGGAGGCGTTCGTCGCGGGCGTACGGGAACGGGCCGGGCTGGACGGCGTGCAGAGCCCGGTGACACCGGGCGCGAACGGCGAGCACACCGTCAGCGGCGGCTTCCTCACCGTCGACGCCGAGCGCCTCGCGGGCGGCGGGGAGTACGACCTGCTGACGGAGGAGTGCTTCGGACCCGTGACCGTCATCGTGCGGTACGGGGACGTGGCGCAGGTCTCCGCGGTGCTGGCCCGGGTACCGGGCAACCTCACGGCGACCGCGCACCTGGGCGCGGGGGAGGCAGGCGGCTCGGAGGCCGCCGGCGGTGCGGACGCCGCGGACGGCGGCGCGGCGCAACTGCTCGCCGAACTGACGCCGCTCGCCGGGCGGATCCTCGTCGACGGCTGGCCCACGGGCGTCGCCGTCGCCCCGGCGCAGCACCACGGCGGCCCGTATCCGGCGACGACGTCCACCTCGACGTCCGTCGGCGGCACGGCGATCGAGCGCTGGCTGCGCCCCGTGACGTACCAGAACGCGCCCCAGGCGCTGCTCCCCGCCGAGCTGCGCGAGGACAACCCCGCGGGCGTGCCCCGCACGGTGGACGGCGTCCGGGAGAGCTGA
- a CDS encoding pectate lyase — MRQRTRHAAVSLACCAALLGPAAATAAAAPASGHDPARGTLPAGDGWASASGGTTGGAAADRGHVRTVRTWDEFRAALAAGDGEPRIIRVVGTIDANAAGCAAFEAPGYDFATYLDAYDPAVWGYDTPVSGPQEDARAASAANQAAAVQAYVPSDTTVVGVGRNAGIRGAALQIKDADNVIVRNLTLESPLDCFPQWDPTDGERGAWNSAYDAAVVHHSTHVWLDHNTFTDGRYPDSSLPRHYGELYQQHDGELDVVRGADLVTVSWNVFEEHAKTLMIGNSDGAGGTDRGRLRVTLHHNLFRGVGERAPRVRFGQVDAYNNHYVITGAADESYSYSFGIGFESRLVAEKNSFRLADGVSPGRILKKWSEAPVTAEHNHVNGAPADLVAAHNAEFPETPLQRDAGWRPTLRTRVDHPRAVPGVVVPRAGAGRIR, encoded by the coding sequence ATGCGTCAACGGACACGTCACGCGGCGGTCTCGCTCGCGTGCTGCGCGGCGCTGCTGGGCCCGGCGGCGGCCACGGCCGCGGCTGCCCCGGCTTCCGGGCACGACCCGGCCCGCGGGACCCTCCCCGCCGGCGACGGCTGGGCCTCGGCTTCCGGCGGCACCACGGGCGGCGCCGCGGCCGACCGCGGGCACGTCCGCACCGTCCGTACGTGGGACGAGTTCCGCGCCGCGCTGGCGGCGGGCGACGGCGAGCCGCGGATCATCCGCGTCGTCGGCACGATCGACGCGAACGCCGCCGGCTGCGCCGCGTTCGAGGCGCCGGGCTACGACTTCGCCACGTACCTCGACGCCTACGACCCCGCCGTCTGGGGCTACGACACCCCCGTCAGCGGCCCCCAGGAGGACGCCCGTGCCGCCTCCGCCGCCAACCAGGCGGCGGCCGTCCAGGCGTACGTGCCCTCGGACACCACCGTCGTGGGAGTCGGCAGGAACGCCGGCATCAGGGGCGCCGCCCTGCAGATCAAGGACGCCGACAACGTCATCGTCCGCAACCTCACGCTGGAGAGCCCGCTCGACTGCTTCCCGCAGTGGGACCCCACGGACGGCGAGCGCGGCGCCTGGAACTCCGCGTACGACGCGGCCGTCGTCCACCACTCCACCCACGTCTGGCTGGACCACAACACCTTCACCGACGGCCGGTACCCGGACAGCTCCCTGCCGCGCCACTACGGCGAGCTGTACCAGCAGCACGACGGCGAGTTGGACGTGGTCCGCGGCGCGGACCTCGTCACCGTCTCCTGGAACGTCTTCGAGGAGCACGCCAAGACCCTGATGATCGGCAACAGCGACGGGGCGGGCGGCACCGACCGGGGCCGGCTGCGGGTCACGCTGCACCACAACCTGTTCCGCGGCGTGGGCGAGCGGGCGCCGCGGGTGCGCTTCGGCCAGGTCGACGCGTACAACAACCACTACGTGATCACCGGCGCGGCGGACGAGTCCTACTCGTACTCGTTCGGGATCGGCTTCGAGTCACGGCTCGTGGCGGAGAAGAACTCCTTCCGGCTGGCGGACGGGGTGAGCCCCGGCCGGATCCTGAAGAAGTGGAGCGAGGCGCCGGTGACGGCGGAGCACAACCACGTCAACGGCGCCCCGGCCGACCTCGTCGCGGCCCACAACGCGGAGTTCCCGGAGACCCCGCTGCAGCGGGACGCGGGCTGGCGGCCGACGCTGCGCACCAGGGTCGACCACCCGCGGGCGGTGCCCGGCGTGGTGGTACCGCGAGCGGGGGCGGGGAGGATCCGCTGA
- a CDS encoding NCS2 family permease, with protein sequence MSDHVTDKSPAPAPSPAALERLFRIRERGSTVGREIRGGLATFFTMAYILVLNPIILSGAEDKYGNQLDFGQLVTVTALVAAVMTVLMGVTANLPLALAAGLGINAVVAYQIAPLMTWPDAMGLIVLEGIVVCLLAATGVREAVMNAIPQPLKVAISVGIGMFIALIGFIDAGFATRIPDAAGTTVPLQLGGTGTLSGWPVVVFCAGVLLTVSLLARGVKGAILISILAMTVVAIVINSAADVADEQWGLTVPDWPGDVVEAPDFALLGEFSFFGAFDEVSAVTVVLLVFTLFLTDFFDTMGTAVGVTSEAGLLDERGRVPRLGRLLFVDGLATVAGGAASGSSNTSYIESAAGVGEGARTGLANLVTGGLFGLALLFTPLALVVPSQAAAPALIAVGFLLMTQVRHVDWTRYEIAVPAFLTIAVMPFTYSITNGLGAGFIAYVLLQVVMGRARKVHPLMWAVSVLFVVYFAIEPIEDLLGV encoded by the coding sequence GTGTCCGACCACGTGACCGACAAGTCCCCCGCCCCCGCGCCGAGTCCGGCGGCCCTGGAGCGCCTCTTCCGCATCCGCGAGCGCGGCTCGACCGTCGGCCGCGAGATACGCGGCGGACTCGCCACCTTCTTCACGATGGCGTACATCCTCGTGCTCAACCCGATCATCCTCAGCGGCGCCGAGGACAAGTACGGCAACCAGCTCGACTTCGGTCAGCTCGTCACCGTCACCGCGCTCGTCGCCGCCGTGATGACCGTGCTCATGGGAGTGACCGCCAACCTCCCGCTCGCGCTCGCCGCCGGACTCGGGATCAACGCCGTCGTCGCGTACCAGATCGCCCCGCTGATGACCTGGCCCGACGCGATGGGCCTCATCGTGCTGGAGGGCATCGTCGTCTGCCTGCTCGCCGCCACCGGCGTGCGCGAGGCCGTCATGAACGCCATCCCGCAGCCGCTGAAGGTGGCGATCAGCGTGGGCATCGGGATGTTCATCGCGCTCATCGGCTTCATCGACGCCGGCTTCGCCACCCGCATCCCGGACGCCGCAGGCACCACCGTCCCGTTGCAGCTCGGCGGCACCGGGACGCTGAGCGGCTGGCCGGTCGTCGTGTTCTGCGCCGGCGTGCTGCTGACCGTCTCGCTGCTCGCGCGGGGCGTGAAGGGCGCGATCCTCATCAGCATCCTGGCGATGACCGTGGTCGCCATCGTCATCAACTCGGCCGCGGACGTCGCCGACGAGCAGTGGGGCCTGACCGTCCCGGACTGGCCCGGCGACGTGGTCGAGGCGCCGGACTTCGCCCTGCTCGGGGAGTTCAGCTTCTTCGGGGCGTTCGACGAGGTCAGCGCCGTGACCGTGGTGCTGCTCGTGTTCACGCTGTTCCTCACCGACTTCTTCGACACCATGGGCACGGCCGTCGGCGTCACCAGCGAGGCCGGCCTCCTCGACGAGCGCGGCCGGGTCCCCCGCCTGGGCCGCCTCCTCTTCGTCGACGGCCTCGCCACGGTCGCCGGCGGCGCCGCGTCCGGCTCCTCCAACACCAGCTACATCGAGTCCGCCGCCGGCGTCGGCGAGGGCGCCCGCACCGGCCTGGCCAACCTCGTCACCGGCGGACTCTTCGGCCTGGCGCTCCTCTTCACCCCGCTCGCCCTGGTCGTCCCCTCCCAGGCCGCGGCCCCCGCGCTCATCGCGGTCGGCTTCCTGCTGATGACGCAGGTACGTCACGTCGACTGGACCCGCTACGAGATCGCCGTCCCCGCCTTCCTCACGATCGCCGTGATGCCGTTCACGTACTCCATCACCAACGGCCTGGGCGCCGGCTTCATCGCCTACGTGCTCCTCCAGGTGGTCATGGGCCGCGCCCGGAAGGTGCACCCGCTGATGTGGGCGGTGTCGGTGCTCTTCGTGGTCTACTTCGCGATCGAGCCGATCGAGGACCTGCTGGGCGTGTGA